The DNA window CGAGATCGTCAAGCGCGACTACGGCGCGAAGTGGAGCCTCGATCACACGATGATCCGCGTCGAGGACGCCGACGAGGCGCTCGGCTACTGGACGCGCAAGTTCGAGTTCGGCGAGGCCCGCGACCGCTGGGAGGCCGACACGTTCGCGAACTACTTCGTCGCGCCGGAGGACGCCCCGAAGGAGGCGATGACGCTCGAACTCACCTACAACTACGACGGCCGCAGCTACACCATGGGCGACGCGTGGGGCCACCTCGCGCTCGAGGTCGACGACCTCGACGACGCCTGGGAGCAGTTGATGGTCCGCGAGTCCGCCGACTACCGCGACCCCGAGTCGTGTGACAACCGCTACGCGTTCACCAAGGACCAGGACGGCCACGAGGTCGAACTGGTCACCGAGGACTGAGCCGGCCGTCCGGCTCCGCCGCGGTCCGGATCCACCCGCAGGGCCCTCCTCCGGGAGCGTTCACCGTCGTCCGTCATCGTCGCCGTGATTCGTCGTCGTGATTCGTCGTCGCCGTGTTCCGTCGTCGTGATTCGTCGTCGCCGTGTTCCGTCGTCGCCGTGTTCCGTCGTCGTGATCCGCCGTCGCCGTCATCCGTCGTCGCCGGCGAGCACCTTCGAGAGCGCGCCGCCGATAGCGAAGAGTATCCCGACGGGACCGACAGCGTGTGCGAACCGCTTGAATGCGGCGCGGAGCCCCGGCTCGTCGGACGACGTCCCCAGGAACACGAGGTACGGCTGCTCCGACGGACCGTACACGTCCATCTCCCTGCCCTTCTCGGAGTAACACGTGTCCAGGATGTCGATCAGCCCCGCGTCGCGGAGGTTGTCGAGGTGGTACGTGACGCCCTGAAC is part of the Halorubrum aethiopicum genome and encodes:
- a CDS encoding VOC family protein, which codes for MESTFDHVMMRVEDLEESLDWYRTHLNYEEKGRWEADTFTNVFLGPEDVHDAGALLELTYNHDGRSYEMGDAWGHIAVRVPEDALQESYDQLMEEGVEDYRDPESCGNRYAFVKDPDGHEVEIVKRDYGAKWSLDHTMIRVEDADEALGYWTRKFEFGEARDRWEADTFANYFVAPEDAPKEAMTLELTYNYDGRSYTMGDAWGHLALEVDDLDDAWEQLMVRESADYRDPESCDNRYAFTKDQDGHEVELVTED
- a CDS encoding ArsR/SmtB family transcription factor — translated: MSSLFPTDPDASVDRSEEAELLCIDDGRTAEILASLSSERSRAVFRHVNEEPRTATDLARELDTSVQGVTYHLDNLRDAGLIDILDTCYSEKGREMDVYGPSEQPYLVFLGTSSDEPGLRAAFKRFAHAVGPVGILFAIGGALSKVLAGDDG